Within Chloracidobacterium sp., the genomic segment AACTCGCTAACGATCTTCTGCCGGTCGATGGCATAGCCGATGGCTTGCCGGATCTTCGGGTTATTGAGCGGTGGTGTCTGAGTGTTGAACACCAGATACTGGATATTAGATCCGTCTGTCTGCTCGACCTTGAGATTCGGGCTATTTCCGAGCGATCTGAGCGTATCAGGCGGCAGATTGGACGGATTTGCGGCAATGTCTACACCGCCTGTCTGCAGTTCCGCCTGGAGCGAGTTAGCGTCGGTTACGGTTTTGACTCGTAGTTTCTGGATCTTTGGGGCACCTTCCCAATATTCAGGGTTCGCCGCAAGTTCTACAATGTTTTGTGATGCGTCAAAACTGACAAATTTGAACGGACCCGATCCGATCGGCGTGTCTTTTAACTGGGCCACCGTGCCGGTTGGAACGATGGGGATCGCCACCAGATTCGCCAGCAATTGATTGCGCAACGCCGGACGCGTCACCTTAAACACTACGGTAAACGGGTCAGGAGTTTCGATCGATGAAATGTGAGCGACGCGCTTGGTTTTAGGTTCCTCTTTGGGTGTTGGGGCACTTTTTGTATCCGTGTTGCCGTTGGGAGTGGGCGTTGCGGCCACTTTGGACGCGTCTAACGGGTCGGCCGGAACAGTATCAAAAAAGGCCCCGGACTTGAAACTCTCACTTCGAAATAGCTCGTCAAACGTATATTTAACATCTGCCGATGTAAACGCTTGGCCATTATGAAATTTAACTCCGTCGTGGAGCTTAAATGTAATGGTCATTCCGTCGGGCGACGTGATTATTTCCTTTGCAAGTTCGCCAACGTAGTCAAAATTTGCGTCTTTCTTAACCAGTGAGTTAAAGATCAGATTCCTGATCCGGTCTGCCGACGCGTCAGGAGGGGTTACTGTCGTAAGCGTATCAAACGACGAAAACTTCTCAGGCAATGCGACAGTCACATACTCAGCATCGCGCTTGCGGCACGAAAGAGACATCGACAGCACGATCGTCACAACGGTCAAAAACAAAATAGTTC encodes:
- a CDS encoding ABC transporter substrate-binding protein; this encodes MRRTILFLTVVTIVLSMSLSCRKRDAEYVTVALPEKFSSFDTLTTVTPPDASADRIRNLIFNSLVKKDANFDYVGELAKEIITSPDGMTITFKLHDGVKFHNGQAFTSADVKYTFDELFRSESFKSGAFFDTVPADPLDASKVAATPTPNGNTDTKSAPTPKEEPKTKRVAHISSIETPDPFTVVFKVTRPALRNQLLANLVAIPIVPTGTVAQLKDTPIGSGPFKFVSFDASQNIVELAANPEYWEGAPKIQKLRVKTVTDANSLQAELQTGGVDIAANPSNLPPDTLRSLGNSPNLKVEQTDGSNIQYLVFNTQTPPLNNPKIRQAIGYAIDRQKIVSELLFDQAKVANSILPTQSWAYTSGTEYKYDIAKAKQLLQDAGYKNEPIVFKYGSGNLAVNQYAQVIQSSLTDIGLNVQIETLEVGTIRQQLAQGQFQMYTGIWVGGNQDPIFLRDLFSSTKIPGGSVACCNRSRYVNAQVDKDVEDAINSIDRAKAKELYGKTWANVSAELPLLPLWYPANIVVTTKRIGDVKISPSGDWSFLKNITVTN